The Streptomyces sp. RKND-216 genomic sequence CTGCGTCGTAGGTGGCGATGGCGTGGCCGTACCCGTCATTCGCTTCCGGTGCCGCCCGATCGTTCGTCAGTTCCTGGCTGATCTCGGCGACGCCCTTGCCGCCGCCGAAGAAGACGCGCACCAGCCCGGCTTTCGACTCGCCGTCGACCGTCGCCTCCGGATCGCCGACTGCCAGGTCGCGCAGTCCGTCACCGTTGAAGTCCGACTCGGTCCCCCCTTCACAACCCGCCTGTGGCGCGCCCGTCGCGCTGCCTGTAGCGGCCGGGGTCGCCAACAGCCCCGCGAACAGAACCGCTCCCACTGCGATCGACCGTCTCAGGATTCCCCGGAACCCACTGCCTGCAGCCATGCCCCCACCCTCTGTACGCGAACACTCGACCGCCGATCTTCACCGAAGCACCACAGATATGCCAGTGATATCAGTCCGACAAGTCAGACTTCAGGTGTCACGAATCGGTAAACGCCGAATGGTTGCACACGGAGCGGCTTGACCTGGCGTGAGGTGCGTCACCGCTGGTCGTCGTAGAGGGCGTCGATGTCGGGGGCGAAGTCGTGGGTGATGGCGGCGCGGCGGAGTTTGAGGGAGGGGGTGAGGTGGCCGGAGTCCTCGGTGAAGGACGTGGGGAGGACGGTGAAGGCGCGGATGGACTCGGCCTGGGAGACGAGGCGGTTGGCGTCGTCGACCGCCTGCTGGAGGTTGCGGCGCAGGTGCTCGTCGTGGACGAGTTCGGCGCGGGAGAGGTGCCGCTTGTGGTGCATGTGCTGCCAGTGGGCGAGCCCTTCGGGCTCGAGGGTGATCAGTGCGGTGAGGTGGGGCCGGTTGTCGCCGACGACGAGGCACTGGTCGACGAGGGGGTGGGCGCGGATCCAGTCCTCCAGGGGGGCGGGGGCGATGTTCTTGCCGCTGGAGGTGATGAGCAGGTCCTTCTTGCGGCCGGTGATGCGGAGGTAGCCCTGGTCGTCGAGGGCGCCGAGGTCGCCGGTGGGCAGCCAGCCGTCGGCGTAGACGGCGGGGATGACGGCCTGGGCGGACGCGTCCCAGTAGCCGGCGAAGACCTGGTCGCCGCGCAGCAGCACCTCGCCGTCGTCGGCGATGCGGACGGTGGTGCCGGGCACGGGCCAGCCCACGGTGCCCAGGCGTGGGCGGAGCGGCGGGGTGACGGTGACGGCGGCGGTGGTCTCGGTGAGGCCGTAGCCCTCGTAGACCTCGATGCCCGCGCCCGCGAAGAACGCGCAGAGGCGTTCGCCGAGGGGGGAGCCGCCGCAGATGACGTGGCGGACGTGGCCGCCGAGGGCGTCGCGGATGCGGCGGTAGACCAGCGGGTCGTAGAGGCCGCGGGCCGCGCGGACCAGGAAGCCCGGGCCGGGGCCGCTGCCGTGGCGGTCGGCCCAGGAGGCGCCGCCCCACGCCACGGCGACGCGTGAGGCACGGTCGAAGGAGGAGCCGCGGCGCATCTTCTCGGCCGTGGCGCGGGCGCTGTTGTGGACCTTCTCCAGCACGTAGGGGATGGCGAGGAGGAAGGACGGCTTGAAGCCGGCGAAGTCGGCGAGGAGTTCGTCGGTCTGGATGCTGGGCGCGTGGCCGAGGCGGACGCGGGCGCGGAGGCAGCCGACGGCGACCATGCGGCCGAAGACGTGCGCCAGGGGGAGGAAGAGCACGGTCGACGGGGGGTGGCGGTTCAGGGACGTGAAGACGGGGTGCAGCAGTTCGACGCAGTTGTCGACCTCGGCGAAGAAGTTGCCGTGGGTGAGGACGCAGCCCTTGGGGCGCCCGGTGGTTCCGGAGGTGTGGATGACGGTGGCGACGGTCTGCGGGCCGAGGCGGGCGCGGCGGGTGGTGACGTGTTCGTCGGGCACGTCGCGTCCGGCGGCGACGAGTTGGGGAACCGCACCGGCGTCGATCTGCCAGAGGTGGTCGAGGTCGGGCAGGCCGCCGCGGACGGAGGTGACGAGGCGGGCGTGGTCGACGTTCTCGACGGCGCAGGCGCGCACGCCCGCGTCCTGGAGGACGACGCGGGCCTGTGCGGGGGAGGAGGTGGGGTAGACGGGGACGGTGATCAGGCCGGCGGCCCAGCCGGCGAAGTCCAGCAGGGTCCACTCGTAGGTGGTGCGGGCCATGATGGCGAACCGGTCGCCGACCTCCAGGCCGTGGGCGACGAGCCCCTTGGCGACGGCGTGCACCTCGTCGGCGAACTGCCGTGCGGTGACGTCCGTCCAGGTGCCGTCCGGCTGTTCGCGGGCGAGGACGACGGCGTCGGGGTCCTCCGCGGCGTTGTGGAAGGGCAGGTCGGCGAGCGACCCGCGCGTGAGCGGCGGGACGAGCGGGGGGACGTGCGCCTCACGGACCACGCCGTCGACGGTCTCGGTGGTGGGTTCGACGAGCGGCGGCGGTGCGGGGCGTCCGGCCGGGGGGATCTGCTGCGGCATCTCGCGGCTCCTGGGGTCCGGGCGTGCTGCGGTCACACGTGGAGGGCTGCCGGTACGGGCGGCGGTGCGGGGTCGGGCCGCCCGGGCCGCCCCTGGGGGGCGGCCCGGGTGTGTACGCGAAGAGGTTCAGGCGCGTTCGAGAACGGCGGTGACGCCCTGGCCGCCGGCCGCGCAGATCGAGATCAGGCCGCGGGTGCCGGGCTCGGCGCC encodes the following:
- a CDS encoding AMP-dependent synthetase/ligase — protein: MPQQIPPAGRPAPPPLVEPTTETVDGVVREAHVPPLVPPLTRGSLADLPFHNAAEDPDAVVLAREQPDGTWTDVTARQFADEVHAVAKGLVAHGLEVGDRFAIMARTTYEWTLLDFAGWAAGLITVPVYPTSSPAQARVVLQDAGVRACAVENVDHARLVTSVRGGLPDLDHLWQIDAGAVPQLVAAGRDVPDEHVTTRRARLGPQTVATVIHTSGTTGRPKGCVLTHGNFFAEVDNCVELLHPVFTSLNRHPPSTVLFLPLAHVFGRMVAVGCLRARVRLGHAPSIQTDELLADFAGFKPSFLLAIPYVLEKVHNSARATAEKMRRGSSFDRASRVAVAWGGASWADRHGSGPGPGFLVRAARGLYDPLVYRRIRDALGGHVRHVICGGSPLGERLCAFFAGAGIEVYEGYGLTETTAAVTVTPPLRPRLGTVGWPVPGTTVRIADDGEVLLRGDQVFAGYWDASAQAVIPAVYADGWLPTGDLGALDDQGYLRITGRKKDLLITSSGKNIAPAPLEDWIRAHPLVDQCLVVGDNRPHLTALITLEPEGLAHWQHMHHKRHLSRAELVHDEHLRRNLQQAVDDANRLVSQAESIRAFTVLPTSFTEDSGHLTPSLKLRRAAITHDFAPDIDALYDDQR